In one Neobacillus sp. CF12 genomic region, the following are encoded:
- a CDS encoding membrane protein, with translation MALFYRSLFFIIGLFIMTFGVGLTIKAELGVGAWDALNVALTELIGFTIGTWIIIDGAVLIFVNALLLKRRPEILSLLTIILIGGLVDFWMLLVLEFWEINGLMIQIVTLGLGLFIIGLGAAIYLQAKFPSSPIDSFMMAIRERFRVNLMVAKTIGELVALFPALLLQGPIGIGTIIITFTIGPFVQLCFPYFEKLMKRLIEGNLQEEF, from the coding sequence ATGGCATTATTTTATCGTTCTTTATTTTTTATTATAGGATTATTTATTATGACCTTTGGTGTGGGTTTAACCATAAAGGCGGAACTCGGTGTAGGTGCCTGGGATGCTTTAAATGTTGCTCTTACCGAATTGATTGGTTTTACGATTGGAACCTGGATCATAATCGATGGAGCAGTATTAATTTTTGTAAATGCGTTGTTGTTAAAAAGAAGACCAGAAATTTTATCGCTTTTAACCATCATATTAATTGGTGGATTAGTGGACTTCTGGATGCTTCTAGTACTTGAATTTTGGGAAATCAATGGATTAATGATTCAAATAGTAACGTTAGGTCTTGGACTTTTCATTATTGGACTTGGTGCTGCGATCTATTTACAAGCAAAGTTCCCTTCGAGTCCGATTGATTCTTTTATGATGGCGATTAGAGAACGTTTTCGTGTTAATTTAATGGTGGCTAAGACAATTGGAGAACTAGTAGCATTGTTTCCAGCACTTTTGCTTCAAGGTCCGATTGGTATAGGAACAATCATTATTACCTTTACCATTGGTCCGTTTGTACAACTGTGTTTTCCTTATTTTGAAAAATTAATGAAGAGGTTGATAGAAGGTAATCTTCAGGAGGAATTTTGA
- a CDS encoding YihY/virulence factor BrkB family protein, translating to MEKVVNVRKSLFRLLWHRIEEDDIPGLSAQLAYFFLLSLFPLLIFIFTLLPYLPIPHHDILGSIREFAPPQTMELIEKNVNYVMNNRNGGLLSFGVIGTIWSASNGIHALVRAFNKAYNVKESRSFIVSRGMAILLTVGMILVFIVAVLLPIFGREIGVLLFSYLGFTEEFLHIWDMLRLVVSALILFLIFTGLYWIAPNVKLRCRSAFPGAGFATVGWILSSYALSFYVSNFNNFSLTYGSIGAIIVLLIWLYISGFIIIIGGEINAFYSEKNKTNC from the coding sequence TTGGAGAAGGTAGTGAATGTTCGCAAATCTTTGTTTAGACTGCTCTGGCATCGGATAGAAGAAGATGATATTCCAGGTTTATCCGCTCAACTTGCCTATTTTTTTCTTCTTTCACTTTTTCCACTCCTTATCTTTATTTTTACATTATTGCCCTATCTGCCCATACCACACCATGATATTCTAGGCAGTATTAGAGAGTTTGCCCCTCCTCAAACAATGGAGTTAATTGAAAAGAATGTTAATTATGTTATGAATAATCGGAATGGAGGATTGCTTTCATTCGGGGTCATTGGTACCATTTGGTCTGCATCTAATGGAATTCATGCACTAGTAAGAGCTTTTAACAAAGCCTACAATGTCAAAGAAAGTCGTTCTTTTATTGTATCTAGAGGTATGGCCATCCTGCTGACTGTTGGTATGATTTTGGTTTTTATTGTTGCTGTATTACTTCCTATATTTGGAAGGGAAATTGGAGTACTTCTCTTTTCCTATTTAGGATTTACAGAGGAATTTCTTCATATTTGGGATATGTTAAGACTCGTTGTAAGTGCCCTTATATTATTTTTAATTTTCACTGGATTGTATTGGATTGCACCCAATGTTAAATTACGCTGCAGAAGTGCTTTTCCAGGAGCCGGTTTTGCGACTGTTGGCTGGATCCTTTCATCCTACGCTTTATCGTTCTACGTAAGTAATTTTAATAACTTTTCACTGACATATGGAAGTATTGGAGCCATCATTGTTTTACTGATTTGGTTATACATATCTGGTTTTATTATCATTATCGGTGGTGAAATTAACGCGTTCTATAGTGAAAAAAATAAAACCAATTGTTAA
- a CDS encoding heavy metal translocating P-type ATPase, with product MSADAKRLSNGLPKVGLIEKVKPHVELIAAGLSGVFIAAGWITDKMGDQVASILFYLLAFVIGGFAKAKEGIEATYENKELNVEMLMIFAAIGSAIIGYWTEGAILIFIFAVSGALETYTMNKSHKEISSLMKLQPEEALLINNGIEKRVPVTELKVGDNILVKPGERIPSDGIIRNGYTNIDEAAITGESMPVSKGLDTEVFAGTVNLTGAITVQTTKASNETLFHKIIELVQSAQSEKSPSQQFIERFEGSYVKTVLAAVLLMMFLPYFLLDWSWNESFYRAMILLVVASPCALVASIMPATLSAISNGAKRGILVKGGVHLENLSHLEAIAFDKTGTLTKGKPEVTEIIVNENFDKEDLLWKAACIENQSNHPLAQSIVKYVKRHLERELLQPENLEDVPGWGVKAKINGEHWKIGKADFIGKEAAQSFADGKAEDLASQGNTLVFVQINNVTAAMIALKDVVRTETKLAIDHLRKQGIYTVMLTGDSEKTAKAIADESHVDQYFAECLPEEKVEQLKKLKEKYKTIAMVGDGINDAPALAIANVGIAMGEGTDVALETADVVLMKNDLPRIAEAIHLSQRMNRIIKQNVIFSITVIMLLISSNFFQMLDLPFGVIGHEGSTILVILNSLRLLKN from the coding sequence ATGAGTGCGGATGCTAAGAGATTATCAAATGGACTGCCAAAAGTAGGCCTTATTGAGAAAGTTAAACCACATGTAGAACTTATTGCAGCTGGATTAAGCGGGGTTTTCATTGCAGCTGGATGGATTACGGATAAGATGGGGGATCAGGTTGCTTCTATACTCTTTTATTTATTGGCTTTTGTTATAGGCGGATTTGCAAAGGCCAAAGAAGGAATTGAAGCAACGTATGAAAACAAAGAGCTAAACGTTGAAATGCTAATGATTTTTGCAGCAATTGGTTCTGCGATTATCGGCTATTGGACGGAAGGTGCGATATTAATTTTTATCTTTGCAGTAAGTGGTGCATTAGAGACCTATACGATGAACAAGAGTCATAAAGAAATATCCTCACTAATGAAGCTCCAGCCTGAAGAAGCACTTCTTATTAATAATGGGATTGAAAAACGTGTTCCCGTTACGGAACTGAAGGTTGGCGATAACATCCTAGTGAAGCCTGGCGAAAGAATACCCTCAGACGGAATCATTCGTAATGGCTACACAAACATTGATGAAGCAGCCATTACTGGAGAATCCATGCCAGTTTCGAAAGGGCTTGATACAGAGGTGTTTGCAGGAACAGTAAATTTAACAGGCGCCATTACTGTTCAAACAACGAAAGCAAGTAATGAAACACTCTTTCATAAAATAATTGAGCTTGTGCAATCCGCTCAAAGCGAAAAATCACCATCACAACAGTTTATCGAACGCTTTGAAGGATCTTATGTAAAAACCGTATTAGCTGCTGTTTTATTAATGATGTTCCTGCCCTACTTTTTACTTGATTGGTCTTGGAATGAATCGTTTTATCGAGCAATGATTTTGTTGGTTGTTGCCTCCCCTTGTGCTCTTGTTGCTTCCATTATGCCTGCAACGTTGTCTGCCATTTCAAACGGAGCCAAAAGAGGGATTTTAGTAAAAGGCGGCGTACATTTAGAGAATCTAAGCCATTTAGAAGCGATTGCATTTGATAAAACAGGTACACTTACAAAAGGGAAACCAGAGGTTACCGAAATCATCGTGAATGAAAACTTTGATAAAGAGGATCTTTTATGGAAGGCTGCTTGTATTGAAAATCAATCAAACCATCCCCTTGCACAGTCCATTGTAAAATACGTGAAAAGACATTTGGAACGTGAACTTCTTCAGCCGGAAAATCTTGAAGATGTACCTGGATGGGGAGTTAAAGCGAAGATAAATGGGGAGCACTGGAAAATTGGGAAAGCAGATTTTATTGGAAAAGAAGCCGCTCAATCCTTTGCTGACGGAAAAGCAGAAGACCTAGCAAGTCAGGGCAATACGCTTGTATTTGTGCAAATTAACAACGTCACAGCAGCCATGATAGCATTAAAAGATGTTGTTCGAACAGAAACAAAACTAGCGATTGATCACTTAAGGAAACAAGGTATCTATACAGTCATGCTTACGGGTGATAGCGAAAAAACGGCAAAGGCCATAGCCGATGAAAGCCACGTGGATCAGTATTTTGCTGAATGCTTGCCTGAAGAAAAAGTAGAGCAACTTAAAAAGTTGAAGGAAAAATATAAAACCATCGCGATGGTAGGGGATGGAATTAACGATGCACCTGCACTAGCTATTGCAAACGTGGGAATCGCTATGGGAGAAGGCACGGATGTTGCACTTGAAACGGCCGATGTCGTGTTGATGAAAAATGATTTACCCAGGATTGCAGAAGCGATTCATCTTTCGCAACGGATGAATCGAATTATCAAGCAGAATGTCATTTTCTCCATTACAGTCATTATGCTCTTAATTTCATCTAACTTTTTTCAAATGCTTGACCTGCCATTTGGTGTTATTGGACATGAAGGCAGTACCATCCTTGTTATTCTAAACAGTTTAAGACTTCTAAAAAATTAA
- a CDS encoding YtxH domain-containing protein: MGKNFFLRGLLFGAAVGGALSLLDKQTREAMKVNVKKAYNQVSYVVQHPREITENVKETAGKIKNTIEQVSEDISYITGKVDELRELTPQVKEIVKDTKSAFSNHEDSALIEDLLKEVVVEEENANK; the protein is encoded by the coding sequence ATGGGAAAAAACTTTTTTTTGAGAGGTCTACTCTTTGGAGCGGCAGTAGGGGGAGCGCTTAGTTTATTAGATAAGCAAACCCGAGAAGCAATGAAGGTAAATGTAAAAAAAGCGTATAACCAAGTATCTTATGTGGTTCAACATCCTAGAGAAATCACCGAAAATGTTAAAGAAACGGCTGGGAAAATAAAAAATACCATTGAGCAAGTAAGTGAGGACATTTCTTATATTACAGGAAAAGTGGACGAACTCCGTGAGTTAACTCCCCAGGTAAAAGAAATAGTTAAGGATACAAAAAGTGCATTTTCTAACCATGAAGATTCGGCACTCATCGAAGATTTATTAAAAGAAGTTGTCGTGGAAGAGGAAAACGCAAATAAATAG
- the pdaA gene encoding delta-lactam-biosynthetic de-N-acetylase, whose protein sequence is MKKLLCILSLLLLMVPQVTYGYTPNKPIHWGFKKAVDEQPPDAGAEYEKVLEKYGAFYKGDPDSKTLYLTFDNGYEAGYTAQVLDVLKKEKVPAAFFVTGHYLLSQPELTKRMVDEGHIIGNHSWHHPDMTQVSDERIREELRKVKDKTKEITGQKKMKYLRPPRGVFSERTMEIAKEEGYTHVFWSLAFVDWNTNAQRGWQYSYDNIMRQIHPGCILLLHTVSKDNADALETVIKDLKKKGYKFKSLDDFPKKKKSKISTFFQRLGKN, encoded by the coding sequence ATGAAAAAGTTGTTATGCATCCTTAGTTTGCTGCTGTTAATGGTGCCTCAGGTTACATATGGCTACACTCCTAATAAGCCAATTCATTGGGGTTTTAAGAAAGCTGTCGATGAACAGCCGCCTGATGCTGGTGCGGAGTATGAAAAAGTTCTTGAAAAATATGGTGCTTTTTATAAGGGAGATCCAGACTCAAAGACTTTATATCTTACCTTTGATAATGGCTATGAAGCGGGCTATACGGCTCAAGTATTGGATGTATTGAAAAAGGAAAAAGTGCCTGCTGCCTTTTTTGTAACGGGGCATTATTTATTATCTCAACCGGAATTGACCAAGAGGATGGTAGATGAAGGACATATAATAGGAAATCATTCTTGGCATCATCCCGATATGACACAAGTCAGTGATGAGCGGATTCGTGAAGAGCTTAGAAAAGTAAAGGATAAAACAAAAGAGATTACCGGTCAAAAGAAAATGAAATATTTACGTCCACCACGGGGCGTTTTTAGTGAGAGAACGATGGAGATTGCAAAGGAAGAGGGCTATACACATGTTTTCTGGTCACTGGCATTTGTGGACTGGAATACCAATGCACAGAGAGGCTGGCAATATTCATACGATAACATTATGAGACAAATTCATCCGGGCTGTATTTTACTACTGCATACAGTATCGAAGGATAATGCCGATGCCCTTGAAACCGTAATTAAAGATTTGAAAAAGAAAGGCTATAAATTTAAAAGTCTCGACGATTTTCCAAAAAAGAAAAAGAGTAAAATTTCGACGTTTTTCCAGAGACTGGGCAAAAATTAG
- a CDS encoding fumarate hydratase, whose protein sequence is MNIEKFQESMYKLVVETSTKLPKDVRRAVKAAKEKENAGTSAAMSLATITNNIKMADDQVSPICQDTGLPTFKIKTPVGVNQLEIKEAIKNAIVIATKEGKLRPNSVDSLTGENSGDNLGAGLPVIKFDQWEKDYIDVRLILKGGGCENKNIQYSLPCELEGLGRAGRDLDGIRKCVMHSVYQAQGQGCSAGFIGVGIGGDRSSGYDLAKEQLFRSLDDVNPNEDLRALEEYVLENANKLGIGTMGFGGEATLLGCKVGVMNRIPASFYVSVAYNCWAFRRLGVSVDPVSGEINEWMYQEGDFIDFTETEAEKETAAARANDVITLQAPITEEQIRELQVGDVVQINGMMYTGRDAIHKYLSDHDSPVDLNGQVIYHCGPVMLKDKEGVWHVKAAGPTTSIREEPYQGDIMKKFGIRAVIGKGGMGPRTLAALKEHGGVYLNAIGGAAQYYADCIKGVEGVDLMQFGIPEAMWHLRVEGFTAVVTMDSHGNSLHADVDKSSLEKLAQFKDRVFN, encoded by the coding sequence GTGAATATCGAAAAATTTCAGGAAAGTATGTACAAGTTAGTCGTTGAAACTTCTACCAAGCTTCCAAAGGATGTACGCCGTGCAGTTAAAGCGGCAAAAGAGAAGGAAAACGCAGGTACAAGTGCAGCAATGAGCCTCGCGACAATTACAAATAATATTAAAATGGCAGATGATCAAGTCTCACCTATTTGCCAAGATACGGGATTACCAACTTTTAAAATTAAAACTCCGGTTGGAGTAAACCAATTAGAAATTAAAGAAGCGATTAAAAATGCAATTGTAATCGCAACCAAAGAAGGAAAACTACGCCCTAACTCGGTTGATTCCTTAACAGGGGAAAACAGCGGTGACAATCTTGGTGCCGGCTTACCGGTTATTAAATTTGATCAATGGGAAAAAGATTATATAGATGTTCGCTTAATCTTAAAAGGCGGCGGCTGTGAAAATAAAAATATCCAATATAGCCTTCCATGTGAGTTAGAAGGTCTAGGACGAGCAGGACGCGATCTTGATGGGATTCGAAAATGTGTGATGCACTCTGTTTACCAAGCACAAGGACAAGGCTGCAGTGCAGGTTTTATTGGGGTAGGAATTGGCGGCGACCGTTCATCTGGATACGATTTAGCAAAAGAACAATTATTCCGCTCTTTAGATGATGTTAATCCAAACGAGGATTTGCGTGCATTAGAAGAGTATGTTCTAGAAAATGCAAATAAATTGGGAATCGGCACCATGGGATTTGGCGGCGAAGCAACCCTGTTAGGCTGTAAAGTAGGGGTTATGAACCGAATTCCAGCTAGCTTCTATGTTTCTGTAGCGTATAACTGTTGGGCATTCCGCCGCTTAGGTGTAAGTGTAGACCCTGTATCTGGAGAAATTAATGAGTGGATGTACCAGGAAGGCGACTTTATCGATTTTACTGAGACTGAAGCTGAAAAAGAAACAGCTGCTGCTCGTGCGAATGACGTTATCACCCTTCAGGCACCAATTACTGAAGAGCAAATTCGCGAACTTCAAGTCGGTGATGTGGTACAAATTAACGGTATGATGTACACAGGTCGTGACGCCATTCATAAATACCTGTCTGATCATGATTCACCAGTGGATTTAAATGGACAAGTCATTTACCATTGTGGTCCAGTTATGTTGAAAGACAAGGAAGGCGTTTGGCATGTTAAGGCTGCCGGCCCAACCACAAGTATCCGCGAGGAGCCTTACCAAGGCGACATCATGAAGAAGTTCGGTATCCGCGCTGTTATCGGAAAAGGCGGTATGGGTCCACGTACTTTGGCCGCTCTTAAAGAACATGGCGGCGTGTATTTGAATGCGATTGGCGGCGCAGCTCAGTATTATGCTGATTGTATTAAGGGAGTTGAAGGCGTTGACCTTATGCAATTTGGTATTCCTGAGGCAATGTGGCACCTTCGTGTAGAAGGATTTACTGCGGTTGTAACGATGGATTCGCATGGGAACAGCCTGCATGCAGATGTAGATAAATCTTCATTAGAAAAATTGGCGCAATTTAAGGATCGGGTGTTTAATTAA
- a CDS encoding DUF1128 domain-containing protein, whose amino-acid sequence MNLSEKTTENVEYMIEQIKEKLKVLNLGAIKPSHFDEEMYEELKEIYEMVIKKPSFSPNEMQALVEELGNLRKNK is encoded by the coding sequence ATGAACTTATCAGAAAAGACTACTGAAAATGTAGAGTACATGATTGAACAAATAAAAGAGAAACTAAAAGTATTAAATCTTGGAGCCATTAAACCATCACACTTTGATGAAGAAATGTACGAAGAATTAAAAGAAATATATGAGATGGTTATTAAGAAGCCTTCGTTTAGCCCCAATGAGATGCAAGCATTGGTGGAAGAACTAGGAAATCTACGCAAAAATAAGTAA
- the cax gene encoding calcium/proton exchanger codes for MEKIFMLLTFIGVPLSVIGTFLHWPTMILFIVYCVSIIALASYMGRATESLAIVAGPRIGGLLNATFGNAVELIISIFALKEGLVGVVLASLTGSVLGNLLLVAGLSFFIGGLKFKRQTFNVHDARHNSGLLMFAVIVAFVIPEVFSMEMNESKTLTLSIGISIILILLYLAALFFKLVTHRGVYQSENAGTHHEEVPEWSKGKAIWVLLAATLAVAYISENLVHTFEYVAESFGWTELFIGVIIVAIVGNAAEHASAIVMAFKNKMDIAVEIAIGSTLQIAMFVAPVLVLLSLFFAKTMPLIFTLPELIAMVTSVLLMVVISNDGESNWFEGLTLLAAYFIMGIGFFLL; via the coding sequence GTGGAAAAAATATTTATGCTTCTTACATTTATCGGTGTCCCGCTTTCAGTGATTGGGACATTTCTGCATTGGCCCACCATGATACTCTTTATTGTTTACTGTGTTTCAATCATTGCACTGGCTAGCTATATGGGGAGAGCAACTGAAAGTTTGGCCATTGTTGCAGGACCACGGATTGGAGGACTGTTAAATGCTACCTTTGGAAATGCCGTTGAATTAATCATTTCAATCTTTGCATTAAAGGAAGGATTGGTTGGGGTAGTTCTCGCATCATTAACGGGGTCAGTTCTAGGTAACCTGCTCCTTGTTGCAGGATTATCTTTCTTTATCGGCGGGTTGAAATTTAAAAGACAGACGTTTAATGTGCATGATGCACGTCATAATTCTGGTCTGCTTATGTTCGCTGTGATCGTTGCCTTTGTTATCCCAGAAGTTTTTTCAATGGAAATGAATGAGTCGAAAACATTAACCTTAAGTATTGGTATATCCATTATACTTATCTTACTTTATCTTGCAGCGCTATTTTTTAAATTGGTTACTCATCGTGGAGTCTATCAAAGTGAAAATGCTGGAACGCATCATGAGGAAGTACCAGAATGGAGCAAGGGAAAGGCAATCTGGGTACTTTTAGCTGCAACTTTAGCTGTTGCCTATATTTCTGAGAATCTTGTCCATACATTTGAATATGTAGCAGAATCTTTCGGCTGGACCGAACTCTTTATTGGGGTCATTATCGTTGCCATTGTTGGTAACGCTGCAGAACATGCCTCTGCTATTGTTATGGCTTTTAAAAATAAAATGGATATTGCCGTTGAAATTGCCATTGGATCAACACTGCAAATTGCAATGTTTGTTGCGCCTGTGCTAGTCCTACTATCTCTTTTCTTTGCTAAAACCATGCCGCTGATCTTTACACTTCCTGAGTTAATAGCAATGGTGACCTCGGTCCTGCTGATGGTTGTAATTTCAAATGATGGTGAATCAAACTGGTTCGAGGGACTGACCCTTCTTGCCGCCTATTTCATTATGGGCATTGGTTTCTTTCTCCTATAA
- a CDS encoding nuclease-related domain-containing protein: MQEVKSKIKILRSGYNGEKEINYQLGQIPNHKYHIFHDVRLPIGEAFFQIDALLLTSKIIIQLEGENHTGKITIDKNQMIQEAFDTREIYENPISQANRHKILMKYWLEMYNIPKISIENLVVFSRSSSEIIITSGNREVENKVCKSHNLLKKIEEIENANNKSWINEQEVIKIRGDLFLEKHTPKREDILKVFNIPESDIITGVQCPKCLFAPVKYDRQKWICPSCQFISKDAHITAIYDYFLIFKPWFTNSEIRHFLCIPTPRAVAYLLSLLKLTRFGHTSDSVYHQPLLFP, from the coding sequence ATACAAGAAGTAAAATCCAAGATAAAAATCTTAAGGTCTGGTTATAATGGTGAAAAAGAAATAAATTACCAATTAGGGCAGATCCCCAATCACAAATACCACATTTTCCACGACGTCCGTCTTCCAATAGGAGAAGCATTTTTTCAAATTGATGCTCTTCTTCTCACTTCAAAAATAATTATTCAATTAGAAGGAGAGAATCATACAGGAAAAATTACAATTGATAAAAATCAAATGATTCAAGAGGCTTTTGATACAAGAGAAATTTATGAAAATCCAATTTCTCAAGCCAATCGTCATAAAATATTAATGAAATACTGGTTGGAAATGTATAATATTCCTAAGATTTCTATTGAAAATTTAGTTGTTTTTTCAAGGTCTTCAAGTGAAATTATTATAACCTCAGGCAACAGGGAGGTGGAAAATAAAGTTTGTAAATCACATAACTTATTAAAAAAAATCGAGGAAATAGAGAATGCTAATAACAAGAGCTGGATAAATGAACAGGAGGTAATAAAAATAAGAGGAGACCTATTTTTAGAAAAACACACACCTAAGAGGGAAGACATATTAAAAGTGTTCAATATACCTGAATCAGACATTATTACCGGTGTTCAATGCCCCAAATGTTTATTTGCACCAGTGAAATATGATAGACAAAAATGGATTTGCCCTTCCTGTCAATTTATTTCAAAAGATGCCCATATAACCGCCATTTACGATTATTTTTTGATTTTTAAACCATGGTTTACAAATTCAGAAATACGCCATTTCCTCTGTATTCCAACCCCGAGAGCGGTTGCCTACCTATTATCACTCCTAAAACTAACTCGTTTTGGTCATACAAGTGATAGTGTTTACCACCAACCACTTCTTTTTCCTTAA
- a CDS encoding YfkD famly protein, translating to MKKFIPVVLSLLLLLAFLPTASAEKANAKKEAANYQVPPSVRNITKENTYPNSTQDLPTLQPSELTKQLIDSSKVKIENPDLIRMLNETSINSTPFALGYRAIVYLGQWPLNYESTETSPNWEFQKINTNFYDNRGGKVPYQIHYVQEAQKIIRGGLTAKIANAEDVKKMMLLKAMEKTRLPLAFDTIIGAGTKNDHVYNIPVNRLGYLYAYAPAVNEKGKVTYGEVYLMLKGSKKIIVIKNVTSQGIGAWIPVQDHVSFGFAASERPR from the coding sequence ATGAAAAAATTTATCCCTGTTGTCCTGTCGCTGCTTTTACTGTTAGCGTTTCTTCCAACGGCATCTGCTGAGAAGGCAAATGCTAAAAAAGAAGCAGCAAATTACCAAGTTCCTCCTTCAGTTCGTAATATTACGAAGGAAAATACGTATCCCAATTCAACACAGGACTTACCAACTCTGCAGCCGAGTGAATTAACGAAGCAACTTATTGATTCCTCGAAGGTTAAAATTGAAAATCCGGATTTAATCCGCATGCTTAACGAAACTAGTATTAATAGCACACCATTTGCGTTAGGCTATCGTGCAATTGTCTACCTTGGTCAATGGCCATTAAATTATGAATCAACAGAAACGTCTCCGAACTGGGAGTTTCAAAAGATTAATACAAACTTTTATGATAATCGCGGCGGCAAAGTGCCTTACCAGATTCATTACGTGCAGGAAGCACAAAAAATTATTCGCGGCGGTTTGACTGCAAAAATCGCGAATGCCGAAGATGTTAAAAAAATGATGCTGTTAAAGGCTATGGAAAAAACCCGACTTCCTCTAGCGTTTGATACGATCATTGGAGCAGGAACAAAGAACGACCATGTCTATAATATTCCTGTCAATCGATTAGGCTACTTATATGCTTACGCACCTGCCGTTAATGAAAAAGGTAAAGTTACCTATGGTGAAGTTTATTTAATGCTTAAGGGAAGTAAAAAAATCATCGTGATTAAAAATGTAACCTCACAAGGAATTGGGGCATGGATTCCAGTGCAGGATCATGTTTCATTTGGGTTTGCTGCATCAGAAAGACCTAGATGA
- a CDS encoding MFS transporter, producing the protein MNKINFRFWVLVTIVAISGFSQGMLLPLIAVIFEQGGISSSLNGLNATALYIGILLVSPFMEMPLRKYGYKPTIIIGGGLVVAALALFPLWKSFWFWFCLRALIGIGDHALHFATQTWITSSSPNEKRGRNISLYGLFFGIGFASGPLMTPLVNVNEALPFIVSSILCLIGWLFVFTLKNEFPEQEVEINSFFNTMKRFGKTMKVGWVAFLPPFCYGFLESSLNGSFPVYALRSGIDVASVSLVLTAFAIGSIITQLPLGVLSDSYGRRNILMIVLLLGFLTFTSASIFEHSFIGLLVSFLLSGMVVGSTFSLGISYMTDLVPKNLLATGNLLCGIFFSLGSLSGPIIGGLFIQFFQKISFFYIISTMLLLLAFIIYVFGKKTYSMVERHNS; encoded by the coding sequence ATGAATAAAATTAATTTTCGCTTTTGGGTTCTAGTTACCATTGTTGCTATTTCTGGCTTTTCACAAGGGATGCTGCTTCCACTGATTGCAGTTATCTTTGAACAAGGCGGGATTTCCTCCTCTCTAAACGGATTAAATGCAACTGCACTCTATATCGGAATCCTGCTCGTTTCTCCTTTTATGGAAATGCCATTACGAAAATATGGGTATAAACCGACCATTATTATCGGGGGCGGACTTGTGGTTGCTGCCCTTGCACTGTTTCCACTATGGAAATCTTTTTGGTTTTGGTTTTGTTTACGGGCTCTAATAGGTATTGGTGACCATGCTTTACATTTTGCCACACAAACCTGGATCACCTCGTCGTCTCCAAATGAAAAAAGAGGGCGAAATATCTCATTATATGGTTTATTTTTTGGAATTGGTTTTGCAAGCGGTCCTCTAATGACCCCTCTTGTAAATGTTAATGAAGCCTTGCCATTTATCGTCTCCTCCATCCTTTGTTTAATCGGCTGGCTATTTGTTTTTACACTTAAGAACGAGTTTCCGGAACAGGAAGTAGAAATCAATTCATTCTTTAACACCATGAAGCGCTTTGGCAAAACAATGAAGGTTGGCTGGGTAGCCTTTCTACCACCTTTCTGTTACGGTTTTTTAGAATCCTCTTTAAACGGCAGCTTTCCGGTTTATGCCCTAAGAAGTGGGATTGACGTAGCAAGTGTTTCCCTAGTATTAACGGCCTTTGCCATAGGAAGTATCATCACTCAGCTGCCACTGGGTGTCCTAAGTGATTCATATGGCCGAAGAAATATCTTAATGATCGTTCTTCTTCTAGGATTCCTAACCTTTACTTCAGCGAGTATATTTGAACATTCCTTTATTGGTCTTCTGGTTTCGTTCCTATTATCCGGAATGGTTGTGGGCTCAACGTTTTCACTTGGAATTAGCTATATGACTGATTTGGTACCGAAGAATTTATTAGCAACAGGAAATTTACTTTGCGGTATCTTTTTTAGCTTAGGAAGTTTAAGTGGTCCGATTATCGGCGGGTTATTTATTCAGTTTTTCCAAAAGATAAGTTTCTTTTATATTATTAGTACGATGTTGTTACTACTAGCATTCATCATTTATGTTTTCGGCAAAAAAACGTATTCCATGGTAGAGCGGCATAACTCTTAG
- a CDS encoding SE1561 family protein: MGSSTHDKNSQVSFLKQRLNMFLDVLDAIDPEDTDLDDIDNLIKMIDELENKCKEFNHREAPESV, encoded by the coding sequence TTGGGTAGTTCAACTCATGATAAAAATTCACAAGTTAGTTTTCTAAAACAACGATTGAACATGTTTTTAGATGTCCTAGATGCAATCGATCCAGAGGATACGGATCTTGATGATATCGACAACTTAATTAAAATGATTGATGAATTAGAAAATAAATGTAAAGAATTCAATCATCGTGAAGCACCAGAGTCTGTTTAA